AGGCCGTGGAAAGCGCATTCAGAAAATACGCGAACGGCATCACGTCCTTTAACAGATCGAGCGAGGCGTCAAGCTTCGCGAGCGATTCTTCACGCTCGCGTTCATCCATCTGGGCCTGGGAGAAAAACTCCACGGCCCGCTGCCTGGTATCCTGAAGGAGGTCAACGCCCCCGTTCACCTTCTGGTAATAATAATTCCCTGTAAGCGCGCACCCTATGACCACGGAGGTCAGGATGGCGAAAAACTGCAGGGACTTCATGTTCCTGAAACTGTATCCCGCGACCACCCCGGTGAAGGAGGGCGCGAAAACCATTATCGCGTACTCCGCGCTCCCGCCGCCGTTCGAGGCATATGCCGCGAAAGCGATACCCACGGTCACCGGGACAATTGCCGACAGGGATTTCCAGCCAAATCGGAAAAAAACGGAAGCCGTGCCGGCGATGAAC
This genomic stretch from Spirochaetota bacterium harbors:
- a CDS encoding DUF2232 domain-containing protein translates to MAVLLFSSLIGLAFIAGTASVFFRFGWKSLSAIVPVTVGIAFAAYASNGGGSAEYAIMVFAPSFTGVVAGYSFRNMKSLQFFAILTSVVIGCALTGNYYYQKVNGGVDLLQDTRQRAVEFFSQAQMDEREREESLAKLDASLDLLKDVMPFAYFLNALSTALIGYFLARALLRRTGAAALEESPGLELFRLHDYLIFGLIGSWLAVLLLNRESYQVPHIAGLNLALCLSSLYLLQAVGIAKFVMGARNVPPFVLPLALIVVVILGAEFIMFFSIVLLSIGALDFWADFRKLEAKSKN